The segment CGCGACCTCGACGGCTGAAATGAAAAGGAAAAAACCGGAGGAAAATCCCCCGGGATCAAGCCCAATAAGGCTTCTTGACGAATTTATACGCCATTAGGATCGCTGTGGTGGCTTCCCCGCAGGCGGTAGTGATCTGCTTGAATTTGCCGGGATACGACACGGCATCACCGCACGCGAAAATTCCGGGGCGGTTGGTGGACATGTCAGGGCCGACCTTCACGAGTCCGTCCGGAGTGAGCTCGAGATTCCAGCGCTTGAGATCCTCCAGATCCGCAGATATCCCTATGTTGATGACAGCCAGATCAGTCGGGATGACCATCTCTTTGCCGTCCTGCGAGATGGTGACGGACTCGACCTTATCGGTACCGTTGATCGACACGAGATTGGCGGACATGATCTTCTTGACCCCGCTCTTCTCGAGTTCTTTGACCGTACCCTCGTCGGCCCTGAAATCAGGCCTGCGGTGGACGATCGTGGTGTCGGTGACGGAATCTGCCACCAAAGCCATGTCTATGGCGCTGTTCCCTCCGCCGAACATGGTCACTTTCTTGCCGACGAGCTCCTCCTTGGCGGGAAGAAGGTATGTGACCCCTTTGCCGAAGAACTCGTCCTCTCCGGGGCACCCCATCTTCTTGGGCTTGAAGCTGCCCATCCCGATGGCAACGACGACGGATTTGGCGTGATAGGTATCTTTTGAGGTGATCACGAGGAGCTCTTGGTCCCCGTTCTCGATCTCGTTCGCCTTCTCGTTCTCTTTGATATCGCATCCGACCGTCTCGGCCTGGGCATACAGCTTGTCAGAAAGCTTCCTGGCCTGCACGGTCTCGAATCCGGGATAATTGTGGATACCTTTTTCGGGGTACAGGCTGACCAACTGCCCTCCGACGCGTCCCGAATCGAGGATGAGAGTCTTCATCATCTTCGATCTGGCGTAGATCCCCGCGGTCAATCCAGCGGGACCTGCTCCTATTATGACGACATCGTAGCACATTGCCGTCCCAATCGTGACTCTGATATAAAAATATCTATCAGCACATTGACACAATCTGCGCAATTCGGAATGCCCCAGAAGTCGCGTTGGATGCGGCCATCCCGCCGCTTCTGAGGGACCCGCGCTCTTAAACATTCCATCGGATGCGGCCGCGCGAACGGATCCCCCTCACGGCTATTGCGGACAGGATGAAGAAAGCCAATGACACAGCGAAAACGTACGCCAAAGAGGACAGCGCATCGAACTCGAATCCTCCTAGGGACAGGTCGAATCCCATGTCAAGACGGAATTCAGATATCGCTTCGGATGGCGCGCCGGCGAATTGCGCTTCGAGCGCGTCCCCCGCCAATCCGCAGCGGAACATCGCGGCCATATGGGTCGCAGGCACCAAAGTCCCCACAATGCGCATCGCATCTGGCATGGTTCCCATTGGCATGTATATCCCCGCCAAAAACCCGATGAGAACGCTGATGGCCACGAAAAACCCTGAGAAAGCGCCGGGACTCCTGATGAAAGAAGTAAGAGCGTAGACGATGATGGCGCCCGACAGGGAGGATGGAACCAGCAAAGCCGCTGATATCAGGGCTCCGGACGCAGAAAGCGGGCATCCTACAGCCAGAAGATACGCGAGAGATATCGCCAGAGAGACGGCGCTCATGATGAAGCAGACGGCGAATGTGCTGAGCATATACCCCGCGACTATCTCCTCCGGGCGCATTGGGGTCACCTCGATGTCGCGGATCCTTCCGTCCGCCTTGTCCTGGACCATCGTCTGGAGGCAGCCGGCGGAAGCCGTGACAGGTATTATCGCCACGATCCCGGCCATCACCCAGGCGTCTATGAGGTTCTCCATTC is part of the Candidatus Methanomethylophilaceae archaeon genome and harbors:
- a CDS encoding NAD(P)/FAD-dependent oxidoreductase — translated: MCYDVVIIGAGPAGLTAGIYARSKMMKTLILDSGRVGGQLVSLYPEKGIHNYPGFETVQARKLSDKLYAQAETVGCDIKENEKANEIENGDQELLVITSKDTYHAKSVVVAIGMGSFKPKKMGCPGEDEFFGKGVTYLLPAKEELVGKKVTMFGGGNSAIDMALVADSVTDTTIVHRRPDFRADEGTVKELEKSGVKKIMSANLVSINGTDKVESVTISQDGKEMVIPTDLAVINIGISADLEDLKRWNLELTPDGLVKVGPDMSTNRPGIFACGDAVSYPGKFKQITTACGEATTAILMAYKFVKKPYWA
- a CDS encoding ABC transporter permease — encoded protein: MSGTMCLAKRNVICFFRDRSSVAFSLMAVFILVALYLLFLRGNLLDSYPGMENLIDAWVMAGIVAIIPVTASAGCLQTMVQDKADGRIRDIEVTPMRPEEIVAGYMLSTFAVCFIMSAVSLAISLAYLLAVGCPLSASGALISAALLVPSSLSGAIIVYALTSFIRSPGAFSGFFVAISVLIGFLAGIYMPMGTMPDAMRIVGTLVPATHMAAMFRCGLAGDALEAQFAGAPSEAISEFRLDMGFDLSLGGFEFDALSSLAYVFAVSLAFFILSAIAVRGIRSRGRIRWNV